The genomic segment AAATTCCGCCACATGGTCCAGATTCCACCGGTCCAGGCCCGCAATGACCGCCAGCCCCTGGCTCAGACCCTCCAGGCTGCTCACCCCGTAGTACCCTTGCATGTGGTCGAACAGCGCGTGGCAGGCCCGCTTGCGCGCCAGACACGCCGCATGGGGCACATTGTCGATGAGGTCCAGCTCCAGGCCGATATCCTGGGCCTGCAGCGAAGCCGTGACCTCCAGCAGTTCCTCGGTGTTTTTGAGATCCCTGCGCGTGGGGGAATGGGCGAGCCTGAGCGGGCCGGACCAGTCACGCGGAAAAGGCCGCAGGCTTTCGTCGTCCTGATGCACGAGGTTGGGCTGCCAGCGGGCCTCGGGCATCATGCGCAGCAGGTCCGGGGTGCTCACCAGCAGGTGTCTGCGGCCCAGGCGGCGATATTTCTCCCGGAAACGCTCCGGATCGGCGCGGAACTCGTGGTGCCCGTGCTCATGGTGGACCACGGCCTTGCCCGGAAGGTAGTCGGCGGGCAGAAACGGCCCAAGGCGCAACTGCTCGTCCGCGGTCATGTGGAAGTGCAACACGTCGCTCTGCCGCAGCAGGCGTTCAAGTTCCGCCAGACCGGCATCGTCCAGGTCCGGCACGTGCAGATCCTTGGGCCAGGAATGGGTGTAGCGCGTCTCCAGGGTGACCATGCGGCAGTGGTGGCGGCCCAGACGGTTCACGGCCCGGCAGAAGCCGATGCCCGTGCCCGCCGGGTCGTTCACCGCGATCATGAGAATGTTCACTGCGGGGCCTCCACGGAATGCAGCTCCCCGCTGCGGTCGCGGCCAAGGTCGAAGCCCGAAAGCCCCTTGTCCGGCAGGACAAGCACAAAGCGGCGCAATGCGGACACCCGCGCCTGGGGGCGTGCCGTGGCGTCCAGCACGCAGGAAAGCACATGTCCGCCGCGCGTGCGGTCACGGGTAAGAAAATGCCAATGCCAGCCCGGAACGCCCAAGCCCTTGGCGTAGGCCGGGCCGCGCAGGCCCACAAGCGTCCCCTCCACGGCCTGGAAACGGAACAGGGTCTGCTCCTTGGCCACCTCGGCCAACGGCCGGTACGGAGGGCTCTGGCGGGGCACGCTGCGCGCGCTGAGGCTGGCGAAGCGGCCATCCACACGCGCCGCGGCAAAGACGTTGGCATCGCCAAGCACCGCGTCCAGGCGCCGCCCCAAACCCTCCAGGTCCAGCCCGGGCTCAAGGGGGAAGGCCGCCTGCGCGCCCATGCGCGCCACCTGGGCAAAGGGGGTGGTCAGACTGTCCGGCGGAATGACCACAGCGCCGCTGGCCAGCACCTGGTGCACGCGACCGTCCAGCACCACCATCTCGCCGTCAAGGGCGTCGAAGGTGCCCAGCCCGATGTCGCCCAAGGCGCGCACACGTTCGATGGACATGGCCCCCTCGTACCCCCCGGCGAGCAGCGCATCGATGACGCCGACCTGCGTGAGCGCGGGGGTATCCGCCGCCATGGCGCTGGCGAGGCAGGCCAGCGAAAGAATCGTCGAGAAAACGAATTGCATGATGCGCTGCATACTCACCCTTCCCTTCCGCTGCGGTTCAACTGCTTCACCCACACATCGCCAGTATGCGTGAGAAAATGGAGCTTTCTCCCGTTGTTTCCGCCCACCTGCGACTTGAAGATGGGCAGGCCATGGTTCATGAGCCAGAGGCGGACGGCCATGATGTTCCTGCTGCCGATATCGTAGAGCGACGTGCGCTGCACCCCGCCCATAAGCCCGGAAGCCCCGCCGAAGACCTTGACCACGAGATCTTCGGGCCGGACCGCCAGCTTCAAAAGCGAGGCGTACATGCTGTCCAGGGCGGTATCGACAAAGCGGCAGAGCTGGGGCTCGCGTCCATGCGAATCAAAGGTCACGCTGTTCGGCAAAAAGGCGTGGCATATGGCGCCGAGCCCCTTGCGCGGATCGCACATGGTGACGGCCACGCAGGAGCCGAGCACCGTGGTGACCAGGGTGGGCTGGACGCCGAGGTAGCAGTCGCCCGTATGGAGAAACACTCGTGGGAGCTGATCAATATCCTGCACTGGCGAAGGCTCCGATACTGCGCGATGCGTGGTGTGCGTCAGCATCATCGGCCCAACAACTACGCAAGTCAACCGCGCCGCATAAGCAAAAAGCTATGCGACCAGTGGGAAAATCAATCGCGGGATTCGTCGAAACGGATGTGGAAAGCGGCGGCGTAGAAATAGTGGAAGAAATCCACATACTCCAAATGGATGTGCTTGGGCACGGCGATGCGCGCCGGGGCGAAGTTGATGATGCCCTTGATGCCCGCGCCGATGAGGTAATTGGCGGCGCGCTGGGCGCGTTCCGGCGGCGTGGTGATGACGCCGATATCCAGGCCCAGTTCCTTGACCTTGGCGGGCAACTGGCGGGAGCAGACAATCTCCATGCCTTCCACCACCTCGCCGATCTTGTAGGGATCGCAGTCGAAGGCGCCGCGGATGATGAAGCCCTTGCGCGAGAACTCTCGGTGGCGCAAAAGCGCGCGCCCCAGGTTGCCCACGCCCACAAGCGCGCAGTTCCAGGCGCGGTCGATGCCGAGAGAACGCTTGATGGAGGTGATGAGATCCTGGACGTAGTAGCCCACACCCCGGACGCCGAATTCTCCGAAGTAAGCCAAGTCCTTACGGATTTGCGAAGAATTCACGGAGCAGGCCTCGGCCAGGCGCTCCGAGGAGACAACGTCGGTGCCCTCGCGCTTGAATTCCGACAGGACCTGTATGTAGGTGGCCAGTCGGGCAATGGTGGCCTTGGGAATATGCTCGCTCTTCACGGCCTTACATCCGGCTGGATATATATTTGTGAAATTATTAACAGATGCCCCGGAAAAAAGGAGGCCTTACGGCCTCCTTGAATCCGGATGCAGACAGGAAACTAGGCGCCCAGGGGCTTCACGAAGAGCAGGATCAGGTTGACGACCAGGGCGTAAATGGCCAGGGACTCGATGAAGGCCAGGCCCAGGATCAGGGTAACGGTGATCTTGCCACCGGCTTCGGGGTTGCGGGCGGTGCCTTCGCAGGCGGCCTTCAGGCCAAGGCCCTGACCGATGCCGCAGAGGCCGGCGGCGATGCCCATGCCGATGGCGGTGGCCCAGGCGGCCACGGGGCCGACAGCGGCGCCGGCGGCGGCGACATCGTCGGAAGCGAAGGCGGCGGAAGCGCAGAGAACCATAGCCAGGGTCATCAGAAGAGCTTTACGCATGAGGGTGACTCCTAAAGGTATGTTGTTGTGGTCAGACGACCATTTCCCCGTGATTAGTGGGCGTGCTCCAGGGAGCCCTTCAAGTAGATCATGGTGAGCATGAAGAAGATGAAGGCCTGAATGGTTTTGCCCAGGATGAACAGGAAGTACATGGGCAGGGTGCCGAGCACCGGAGCAAGCACGAAGAGCAGCACCAGGACGATTTCCTCGCCGCGGATGTTGCCGAAAAGACGGAGGGTGAGCGAGACCGGGCGGGCCAGGTGGCTCACGGTCTCAAGAATGAGCATCAGCGGGGCCAGTGCGGCCATGGGGCCCATGAAGTGCTTAATGTAGCCGAAGCCCCATTTCTTGATGCCGATGTAGTTGTAATAGAGGAACACGCAGATGGCCATGGCGGCATTGGTGTTCACGTTGGCCGTGGCGGCGTCGCAGCCGGGGATCAGGCCGATGTAGTTCATCACCAGGATGAAGATGAAGATGGAGCACAGGAACGGGAACACCCTTCGGCCTTCCTCTCCTATGTTCGCCACCGTGAAGTCCTCAAGCCCGCCGATGACGGTCTCGAACACGTTCTGCAGCCCGCCGGGCACCAGCTGGAGTCGCCCGCGCAGCATGAAGGCGCAGGTGAACAGAATGATCATGGCCAGCCACATGTAATACACGTGCGGCGGCAGACCCAGCCCCAGCTTCTCGTCGATGATCATCGAATAGGTCAGCGGATGCGGAAGTCCTGCAGACATGTCCTAAGCCTCCTTCCCCTTCCCCACAGTGGGGACTTTGTGCCTGATCTGAAGAACCCCCCACAACACCGCGTTGGCGATCGCGGTGGAGAGCCCGGCCAAAAGCCCGTAAGCCGACGCCCCGGCCCATGCGACCAGCATGGCGATGGCGGCGGCGGTCAACACCAGCCTTCCGTAAAAGAGCGTCAAAAGCGTGAACATGGCGCCGCGCCTCACCCGGACCAACTCTTGCGCGGCCTTGGAAAGCCACCAGAAATTGATGCTGATGATGCACGCACCGGCGGCGAAGGAGAACCCCCAGTTGGAGAACCCGCTCGCCAGACACGCAACCGCCGACCCACCCGCGGCCAGAAGCACCTGGTTGCGCATCAGCCGCCTTGCCTCCACCAGGGCGAAGCCCCGGCGGTACAATACGGCGTCCATCTTCCGGACAAGCTCTGCGAACATGCACCCTCGCGCCAACGAGCCCAAAAGCCCGCCGTCTATTTCCCCGGTTCCTGGCCGTCCTTGCCAGTCCCCTCGCCAGTGCGCCTCTGGATGCGCCTGGCCTCCCGGTACACGTCGCGGAACCCCGCAACGATGCCCAGTAGGAGAAACACCACCAGGAGCCACGGACTCGTGCCCAGCCACTTGTCCAAAAAGTAGCCCATGGCCAGGCCGATGAAGGTGGCGC from the Humidesulfovibrio mexicanus genome contains:
- a CDS encoding ATP synthase F0 subunit C; translation: MRKALLMTLAMVLCASAAFASDDVAAAGAAVGPVAAWATAIGMGIAAGLCGIGQGLGLKAACEGTARNPEAGGKITVTLILGLAFIESLAIYALVVNLILLFVKPLGA
- the atpB gene encoding F0F1 ATP synthase subunit A — protein: MSAGLPHPLTYSMIIDEKLGLGLPPHVYYMWLAMIILFTCAFMLRGRLQLVPGGLQNVFETVIGGLEDFTVANIGEEGRRVFPFLCSIFIFILVMNYIGLIPGCDAATANVNTNAAMAICVFLYYNYIGIKKWGFGYIKHFMGPMAALAPLMLILETVSHLARPVSLTLRLFGNIRGEEIVLVLLFVLAPVLGTLPMYFLFILGKTIQAFIFFMLTMIYLKGSLEHAH
- a CDS encoding glycosyltransferase produces the protein MNILMIAVNDPAGTGIGFCRAVNRLGRHHCRMVTLETRYTHSWPKDLHVPDLDDAGLAELERLLRQSDVLHFHMTADEQLRLGPFLPADYLPGKAVVHHEHGHHEFRADPERFREKYRRLGRRHLLVSTPDLLRMMPEARWQPNLVHQDDESLRPFPRDWSGPLRLAHSPTRRDLKNTEELLEVTASLQAQDIGLELDLIDNVPHAACLARKRACHALFDHMQGYYGVSSLEGLSQGLAVIAGLDRWNLDHVAEFSGRCVDELPWVLARDADGLAAALRGLAGDMDRCRRIGEDSRRFVEQCWPEAKVAGGLCDFWDAL
- a CDS encoding chemotaxis protein CheD, coding for MQDIDQLPRVFLHTGDCYLGVQPTLVTTVLGSCVAVTMCDPRKGLGAICHAFLPNSVTFDSHGREPQLCRFVDTALDSMYASLLKLAVRPEDLVVKVFGGASGLMGGVQRTSLYDIGSRNIMAVRLWLMNHGLPIFKSQVGGNNGRKLHFLTHTGDVWVKQLNRSGREG
- the budA gene encoding acetolactate decarboxylase, encoding MQRIMQFVFSTILSLACLASAMAADTPALTQVGVIDALLAGGYEGAMSIERVRALGDIGLGTFDALDGEMVVLDGRVHQVLASGAVVIPPDSLTTPFAQVARMGAQAAFPLEPGLDLEGLGRRLDAVLGDANVFAAARVDGRFASLSARSVPRQSPPYRPLAEVAKEQTLFRFQAVEGTLVGLRGPAYAKGLGVPGWHWHFLTRDRTRGGHVLSCVLDATARPQARVSALRRFVLVLPDKGLSGFDLGRDRSGELHSVEAPQ
- a CDS encoding ATP synthase subunit I: MFAELVRKMDAVLYRRGFALVEARRLMRNQVLLAAGGSAVACLASGFSNWGFSFAAGACIISINFWWLSKAAQELVRVRRGAMFTLLTLFYGRLVLTAAAIAMLVAWAGASAYGLLAGLSTAIANAVLWGVLQIRHKVPTVGKGKEA
- a CDS encoding redox-sensing transcriptional repressor Rex is translated as MKSEHIPKATIARLATYIQVLSEFKREGTDVVSSERLAEACSVNSSQIRKDLAYFGEFGVRGVGYYVQDLITSIKRSLGIDRAWNCALVGVGNLGRALLRHREFSRKGFIIRGAFDCDPYKIGEVVEGMEIVCSRQLPAKVKELGLDIGVITTPPERAQRAANYLIGAGIKGIINFAPARIAVPKHIHLEYVDFFHYFYAAAFHIRFDESRD
- a CDS encoding AtpZ/AtpI family protein produces the protein MFFPKQGKQSGALELFYVAGTIGLQLVSATFIGLAMGYFLDKWLGTSPWLLVVFLLLGIVAGFRDVYREARRIQRRTGEGTGKDGQEPGK